The Mya arenaria isolate MELC-2E11 chromosome 15, ASM2691426v1 genomic sequence TGTAATCCTAAATTAATATCGctttgcaaatataattcaatatcttCTACGAATAGAGAAAACAAtaaaggggacataacttccCCTTGGCGTAAGCCTGCAGCATAACCAAAATAATCAGAATATGATGACAATGATTTAACACATgatttaactctttgatacaTGTCCCGAATAATTCTAAGTATTTTCCCTTGTATTCCACATTTATACATCTTCAACCATAATTCATTTCTATAAAttgtatcaaaacatttcatcatatcgacaaatataatatatagtcttttattttcaaacaaataattttgtatcaGAGATAACAGTATATAAATAGCATCTATTGTAGAGCGCCCCTTTCGAAATCCGAATTGAGCATCcgaaataatattatgttcttCACAAAATGTTTCGACGCGCTTATTTATAACAgtggtaaataattttgataaacaacTTACTAAAGTAATTCCCCTGTAATTATTGACATCAGATTCTGAACCCTTTTTATGAAGGGGAATAATAATACCTTCTGTCCACTGCTCGGGAAAATGACcagaatttaatatattgttaaacaaatcgCATAAATGCGAAGATAATATATCTACAGTTTcgataaaatattcattcaacaaATAATCACTGTCGTAAGCTTTACATCGTTTCAATGACTTGACAGCATTTATAATTTCTTGTACAGTTATAGGCTCATCCAGTTCAGGAAAAGAATTATTTGgaacattaaaatcattattattattaaaatcttcTGCATCGTGATTAATATCACCAAACGTGTTATTACTAagtgtttcaaaatattctcgAAATTCCTTTAGtggtattttgtttgatttattagaGGATTTagacttaaaatgtttccaaaagTCTCTAGGTTTGCTCTTTCTTAAGTTTTCAATATcactcattttctttttataatcaatattcttctttttacgaacaatatttttataataagttttcCGATCACATAAAATCAATCTGTTAGCATCTGATTTATCCTTATTGAAAATTCCTAGTGCTTCTAAATAcagattttgtgaaataatacaGTCGTGATCAAACCAGTTCTTATTACTATTTGTATAATTTGCAAAAAATActtcatctttaaaaaaacattctttagaAAACAATGGGTCGGCTACACTCCGTATTGTGTTTGTAAACATAAGCAACATCTTATTAACATAGTCTTTACTTGAGCAATCTGCGCtattaacaatgttattaaaagTAGGTAAATTTGCAATAATCCCGGAGCGAAACTGCTCCCGAAAAGATACgttccatttatatttaatctcTGAGTAGTTTTTAGTATCAGGTAAAATACTATTACatagtaatgaaatatttagcGGAGCGTGATCGCTCCATTCATTGAATGATTCTATAGTAAAATCTTTAATCTGTGAAAAATTACGCTCACTCGATAACAAATAGTCAATCACAGAACAGCCGTTATGTGACATGAATGTATGCTGATTGGTATTACCAATGCGACCGTTTAAATGCGAAAACTTGACCCTTTACATATATCTAAAAGTTTTATCCCATGATTATTATGAGATTTGTCGATTGAAGCCCTGTCAGGGGTGCAATCAAATTCGTAGTCGTGACTATCagtataacaattatatttatcatgagTAACATAGTCTTTTTTACTTCCAACCCTACTATTCAAATCAccacaaacaaatacacaacaaaGACTATCTTATAAAAACAGATCGTTTtctaaaatgtcaaataaatcaacattaacaGTATTGTATATAGGCGAGTCCTCACCCCAAATGTAGGtaccacatacataaatatcttCGGGGATATTAAAAAAGGTGCGATCAAGTTTCAGCCAAATAATtgtgtcaaaatgatttttaatgatttcaatgCCATCACTTAAATGattcttataatataaaactattCCCCCACTATTTCGCTTAGCGTTCCTATGTTGAAATTTGCGATAAAAATTATGTGATTTATACCCATTTAAATCTATATTACTATTAGAATCACACCATGACTCGTACAGAAAACAAATATcgtgtttttctaaaatatatacaaattcaatgCTCTCCTTTTTCTCCCTCGTAAGTCCATGGACGTTCCACGAGAGAACGGATAGTTCGCCCCCAACGTGCCCATACAGCCGCACCTGCTCGCCGTCCACGTACAGGGTGTCATACGCAATCCATGCTCGCTTGCCCTCTTTCCTGGCGTCCTTCATCATGGGTACCAGCCTGCGTCGTTTATCTAGCACTTCCGGTGGGAACTGTTCGTACATTTGGCATCCCGTCCCAGCCAAATGTTTCCACTCCCGCCGAACTACCTCCCTGTCCttgaaaaatgtaaactttgCAACGATGTTTCGCACTTTACCCTGTCTTGGTTGTCCCGGGGAGCGGTGGACGCGCTCAAAGCGAATAGACTTAGCCGTCTCTTTCGCGATCTTGAGGGTCTCCTGCATGTGCATACGAAGTTTGTTTTCGGTGACGTCGGCTGGCTCGTTTCCTGAAGAGTTATCTTCGGGAACATTGGTGAACACCAAATTATTTCTCATTGACTGCGATTTTAAGTACGCAACGTCGTCCCGAAGCTCCTTACGTTGTTTTTCCAACACATTCACCCTGTCCGCCATAATCCCCGCCTCAACGTCAACCGACTCAACCTTGTCCTCGAGCTTGTTCACGCGTTCGTCTGTACGCTTGACACGGTCCTTGAGTGCTATCCATATTTTTCTTAACTCCCTTTCAAAGTCCGTAACCTTAAGTTCAAgggtttcaattttattcaatttattttccatGACTGTTAATTTATCGCCCATCGCCCTCATACAGTCTAGCAGGTCTTTGTTTGTGGGTTCTCTGCCGCCTTCCGCCATCTTGCAATTGCGTTTCCCCGAGCCCGACACAGGTGTTTTGTTAAATACTTCGCGTGTGCTCTCCTCATACAGAGAATCGTTTGTGTCCTGAAACAGCACAGCACTCGCCTTGCCTAAAATATCACTGACAGAAAAGCTTGTGTCAGATTCCTCGGACGGGCCTCTTTGTTTCGtcactttgtttttgtttaaattgtccGAATTACTTCCACTACTATTTCTATCTTTTCTTTTGTTAGTCATGATTGCAGAGTCACATATTTAATCCGTCCGTTCAAATGCCATATAATCCACATATTTAAGTATAAATCCAGactttatttctttgatttaaactaaaaaaaaacacacaaaatttATCCCCGATTTGAAACACGTACACTTCGCGCCATATCACGTGAATCTAAATCTGAATGTGACGAGCAAAATACCACAAACAACCAAAGATATGCCATTTCACTCTTCATGAATTGCAGTGAGGTGGTAATGTAGTACCcggaataaataaaaacaaaatatatatccgGTCGCTGTAATTCGTCACGCGAAGtgatattgttattgatattttacacatgtgttaaacaaaaaatacctgtgttgtACAGTTACTCGGAAACAAGGCATTctataataatatcaaatgacaGAAATGAGCAGAATAAATACCGTCTTTTAATGTTCGTATTCCACATGTTACTTACGAATTGTATAGAGATATCAAAATCTGGGATAAATAAGTCATTTAATTAGCACTTGCTAAGCTGGTACCCGTTATATTGcctttatgtatgtatttcctTCTATATTCCAATTATAAGAAggcaatcattttcaatat encodes the following:
- the LOC128220085 gene encoding uncharacterized protein LOC128220085, whose amino-acid sequence is MAEGGREPTNKDLLDCMRAMGDKLTVMENKLNKIETLELKVTDFERELRKIWIALKDRVKRTDERVNKLEDKVESVDVEAGIMADRVNVLEKQRKELRDDVAYLKSQSMRNNLVFTNVPEDNSSGNEPADVTENKLRMHMQETLKIAKETAKSIRFERVHRSPGQPRQGKVRNIVAKFTFFKDREVVRREWKHLAGTGCQMYEQFPPEVLDKRRRLVPMMKDARKEGKRAWIAYDTLYVDGEQVRLYGHVGGELSVLSWNVHGLTREKKESIEFTATLRAPTPYSDW